From the genome of Spirosomataceae bacterium TFI 002, one region includes:
- a CDS encoding RNA recognition motif. (a.k.a. RRM, RBD, or RNP domain), translated as MDIHVSNLPFKITDEQLIALFAKYGKVESVNIIVDRRTKLKKGFGFVKMPKASEAQLAVSKLNGVEIMERQLKCEFVKPKGNVQYSISKSGKQFFKKKAKRKDDVIVYGDQPKEDPKPRKKRRGAGRGTTY; from the coding sequence ATGGATATACACGTAAGCAATCTTCCTTTTAAAATTACTGATGAACAACTCATTGCTCTTTTTGCTAAATATGGCAAAGTGGAATCGGTGAACATCATAGTAGACAGACGAACTAAGCTCAAAAAGGGTTTTGGTTTTGTTAAAATGCCTAAAGCAAGTGAAGCTCAATTAGCTGTATCAAAGCTTAATGGTGTTGAAATAATGGAACGCCAGCTAAAATGCGAATTTGTAAAGCCAAAAGGTAACGTACAATATTCGATATCTAAAAGTGGAAAGCAATTCTTCAAGAAAAAGGCAAAACGCAAAGATGATGTGATTGTATATGGCGATCAACCAAAGGAAGATCCCAAACCAAGGAAAAAGAGGAGAGGAGCAGGAAGAGGTACAACTTATTAA
- a CDS encoding ATP-dependent RNA helicase RhlE codes for MRFEKYRINSQLKENLAELGFHKTTDIQFRALPPILKGEDLLAIAQTGTGKTAAFAIPMIELATKNKLKEVFGVVLVPTHELALQIEKVFHSLAKKIPLKIMAIIGGDDQEPQILALQKGLDIIIATPGRLFDLKSQGHLSLNHLKMLVLDEADHMLAMGFIKDIRDLQRFIPENRQTLFFSATINPEIKKIAYSLVRNAVRIQVSPKNPVSKNVNHYLMNVEMDHKRFFLERFLKENEESKVLVFVRTKVRAERVKSAMDRVGIETRTIHSDKEQQDRKVIMRDFSNGTFKVMIATDVSSRGVDIPNVDFVINYDLPTEAENYVHRVGRTGRGRMKGKAISFCSQEENLQLEEIEEYLGKSIEEVSFSKQEYEETLLFSEDQKEISFKDIKKELMLEEIQASKRRKKKRKK; via the coding sequence ATGAGATTTGAAAAATATAGGATAAACAGTCAGTTAAAAGAGAACCTTGCGGAATTAGGTTTTCATAAAACTACAGATATTCAGTTTAGAGCCCTTCCTCCTATACTTAAAGGGGAAGATTTGCTAGCAATTGCACAAACGGGAACCGGTAAAACAGCAGCTTTTGCTATTCCCATGATAGAACTAGCTACCAAAAATAAATTAAAAGAGGTTTTTGGGGTAGTTTTAGTACCCACGCATGAGCTTGCTTTACAAATAGAAAAGGTATTTCATTCGCTAGCCAAAAAGATTCCTTTAAAGATAATGGCGATTATAGGTGGTGATGATCAAGAGCCACAGATTTTGGCATTACAGAAAGGCTTAGATATTATCATAGCTACACCAGGGAGATTGTTTGACTTGAAAAGTCAAGGGCACTTGAGTCTAAATCATTTAAAAATGCTTGTGCTAGATGAGGCTGATCATATGTTAGCCATGGGTTTCATTAAAGACATTAGAGACCTTCAAAGATTCATTCCAGAAAACAGACAAACACTTTTCTTTTCTGCTACGATCAATCCTGAGATTAAGAAAATTGCTTATTCTTTAGTACGAAATGCCGTAAGGATTCAAGTTTCGCCGAAAAATCCAGTTTCTAAAAATGTGAACCATTATCTCATGAATGTTGAAATGGACCACAAACGGTTTTTCCTTGAGCGTTTTTTGAAAGAAAACGAAGAAAGTAAAGTATTGGTTTTCGTTCGTACCAAAGTTAGAGCAGAAAGGGTTAAGTCTGCGATGGATAGGGTAGGAATAGAAACAAGGACTATACACAGTGACAAAGAGCAGCAGGATAGAAAAGTCATTATGCGAGATTTTTCAAATGGTACTTTTAAAGTTATGATCGCTACTGATGTAAGTTCTAGAGGAGTGGATATTCCTAATGTTGACTTTGTTATCAACTATGATTTACCTACTGAGGCTGAGAATTATGTACACCGAGTAGGTCGTACTGGTCGCGGGAGAATGAAGGGTAAGGCTATATCTTTTTGTAGTCAGGAAGAAAATCTACAGCTAGAAGAAATAGAGGAATACTTAGGAAAGAGTATAGAAGAGGTTTCTTTTTCAAAGCAAGAATACGAAGAAACTCTCCTGTTCTCGGAGGATCAAAAGGAGATTAGCTTCAAAGACATTAAAAAAGAATTAATGCTAGAGGAAATTCAAGCTAGCAAGAGAAGAAAGAAAAAGAGGAAAAAGTAA
- a CDS encoding FKBP-type peptidyl-prolyl cis-trans isomerase: protein MQKLIKLTLLITLPLFLNSCLNDEFSKNIAKYKEKDEATIEKLNTDQNLGLVKDVSGVYYKKTLEVPDGRVMNEQFVVGIVFTLKTLGGKEVLKSTLEDSARVNFYSSQAFEGFFYSMLLLKEGEKATFYIPSTLAYQDQPITGLSPWEPIILEMEIPKIYNETEQIDDYYSANDIVPDTTTSTGLRANFLTVVPEGTPVLGNKLVKVNYKGSFMSGSVFDSGTIDVSIGNNGVIKGFEEGLLLLRKGEKAVVTFPSSLGYGTTGQGNSIAPYTPLKFEVEVVEVQ, encoded by the coding sequence ATGCAAAAACTGATTAAGCTTACACTTCTTATTACTTTACCATTATTTTTAAACTCATGTCTGAATGATGAGTTTTCTAAAAATATAGCTAAATATAAGGAAAAAGATGAGGCAACTATTGAAAAATTAAACACTGATCAAAATCTTGGTCTTGTTAAAGATGTATCAGGTGTTTACTACAAAAAGACGTTAGAAGTTCCTGATGGACGAGTGATGAATGAGCAATTTGTAGTTGGCATTGTATTTACACTGAAAACATTGGGTGGAAAAGAAGTTTTAAAATCAACTTTGGAAGATTCTGCCCGAGTAAACTTTTATTCTTCTCAAGCTTTTGAAGGGTTCTTTTACTCCATGCTACTTCTAAAAGAAGGAGAGAAAGCCACTTTCTACATTCCTTCCACTTTAGCTTACCAAGATCAGCCTATAACTGGACTTAGCCCCTGGGAGCCTATTATTTTGGAGATGGAAATTCCTAAGATTTACAATGAAACAGAGCAAATCGATGATTACTATTCTGCCAACGATATAGTGCCTGACACTACGACTTCAACTGGCCTAAGAGCTAACTTTCTAACCGTAGTTCCAGAAGGAACACCAGTATTGGGTAACAAACTAGTAAAAGTGAATTATAAAGGTTCGTTTATGTCTGGTTCCGTATTCGACAGTGGAACGATCGATGTTTCAATTGGAAACAACGGGGTTATTAAAGGTTTTGAAGAGGGCTTGTTGCTACTTCGTAAAGGCGAAAAAGCTGTTGTCACTTTCCCATCATCTCTTGGATATGGTACTACTGGTCAAGGAAATTCAATTGCTCCTTACACACCTTTAAAGTTTGAGGTTGAAGTTGTAGAAGTTCAATAG
- a CDS encoding FKBP-type peptidyl-prolyl cis-trans isomerase, with protein MKMLLKFGFLVSLPLLLNSCVKSEVASNIAKYTEIDEAKIEKLNSEQALGLIKDETGVYYKKTKESPTGRILNETFVVNIVYTLKTFEGEVLLKATSADSILVNFYTTQSFQGFYNSLVLLKEGEKGVFYIPSTLAYQDQPISGLDAWEPVILEMEVPKIYNEEEQIVAYFEKINVQPDTTTFEGLRAVFLTEVQGGEPAAGKKNVSVRYTGSLLSGTIFDSGNFDVALGEKSLIVGFEEAILLMKVGEKAEFVFPSILGYGVTGSGQTIPPHSPLKFEIELTAINNK; from the coding sequence ATGAAAATGCTATTAAAGTTTGGATTCTTAGTAAGCCTTCCCCTTCTACTTAATTCATGTGTTAAAAGTGAGGTGGCGAGTAACATTGCTAAGTACACTGAAATAGATGAAGCCAAAATTGAAAAATTGAATTCGGAACAAGCCCTTGGGCTAATAAAAGATGAAACTGGAGTTTATTACAAGAAAACAAAAGAGTCTCCAACTGGGAGAATATTGAATGAAACTTTTGTTGTCAATATTGTTTACACATTGAAAACCTTTGAAGGCGAAGTCCTTTTGAAAGCTACAAGTGCAGACTCTATTTTAGTTAACTTTTATACCACCCAGTCTTTCCAAGGTTTTTATAACTCCTTGGTATTATTAAAAGAAGGAGAGAAAGGAGTGTTTTATATTCCCTCTACCTTAGCATATCAGGATCAACCAATCTCTGGCTTAGATGCTTGGGAGCCTGTTATTCTTGAAATGGAGGTTCCAAAAATTTATAATGAAGAAGAGCAAATTGTAGCATATTTTGAAAAGATCAACGTACAGCCCGATACTACAACTTTTGAAGGCTTACGAGCTGTATTCCTTACAGAAGTGCAAGGCGGTGAGCCGGCAGCAGGAAAGAAGAACGTTTCTGTAAGATACACAGGATCGCTATTATCAGGAACTATATTCGACAGTGGTAACTTTGATGTCGCACTAGGAGAAAAATCTTTAATTGTTGGTTTTGAAGAAGCTATTCTACTTATGAAAGTAGGAGAAAAAGCTGAGTTCGTGTTTCCTTCAATTCTTGGTTATGGTGTTACAGGTAGCGGACAAACTATTCCACCTCATTCACCACTAAAATTTGAAATCGAACTTACAGCTATTAACAATAAGTAA